A genomic window from Cytobacillus suaedae includes:
- the gndA gene encoding NADP-dependent phosphogluconate dehydrogenase yields the protein MAKQQIGVVGLAVMGKNLALNIESRGYSVSVYNRSADKTEEMLKESQGKNVVGTYSVEEFVNSLETPRKILLMVKAGKPTDATIEQLKPYLSKGDILIDGGNTLFVDTQRRNKELSEEGFHFIGTGVSGGEEGALKGPSIMPGGQKEAYELVEPILKAISAKVDGDPCCTYIGPDGAGHYVKMVHNGIEYGDMQLICESYFLMKHALGLEAQDLHEIFAEWNKGELDSYLIEITADIFTKMDEETGKPLVDLILDTAGQKGTGKWTSQNALDLGVSLPIITESVFARFISALKEERINASKVLSGPEKVAYTGDKKEFIEAVRKALYMSKICSYAQGFAQMRAASDEYDWNLQYGDIAMIFRGGCIIRAAFLQKIKEAYDRDANLPNLLLDAYFKEIVESYQGALREVIGHAITRGIPVPAFSSALAYYDSYRTESLPANLLQAQRDYFGAHTYQRIDKEGIFHTEWMSK from the coding sequence ATGGCAAAACAACAAATTGGTGTAGTCGGACTAGCTGTAATGGGAAAAAACCTTGCGTTAAATATTGAAAGCAGAGGCTATTCCGTATCTGTTTACAATCGATCGGCGGACAAAACAGAAGAAATGTTAAAAGAGTCACAAGGGAAAAATGTAGTTGGTACATATAGTGTTGAAGAATTTGTTAATTCGTTAGAAACACCAAGAAAAATTTTGTTAATGGTTAAAGCAGGGAAACCTACTGATGCAACGATTGAACAGCTTAAACCATACTTATCTAAAGGTGATATTTTAATTGATGGTGGTAACACCTTATTTGTAGATACACAAAGAAGAAACAAAGAATTAAGTGAAGAAGGTTTCCATTTTATCGGTACTGGGGTTTCAGGTGGAGAGGAAGGCGCGTTAAAAGGACCTTCTATTATGCCTGGAGGTCAAAAAGAAGCTTATGAGCTAGTAGAGCCGATTTTAAAGGCTATCTCTGCTAAAGTAGATGGCGATCCTTGTTGTACATATATTGGTCCGGACGGTGCTGGACATTATGTGAAAATGGTACATAATGGTATTGAGTATGGTGATATGCAATTAATTTGTGAATCTTACTTCCTTATGAAACATGCATTAGGTTTAGAGGCACAAGATCTTCACGAGATTTTTGCAGAATGGAATAAAGGTGAACTTGATAGCTATTTAATTGAAATTACAGCAGATATTTTCACAAAAATGGATGAAGAAACAGGTAAGCCGCTAGTTGATCTAATTTTGGATACTGCCGGTCAAAAAGGTACTGGAAAATGGACAAGCCAAAATGCGTTAGATCTTGGCGTATCGTTACCAATTATCACTGAATCAGTATTCGCACGTTTTATCTCTGCTTTAAAGGAAGAGCGTATTAATGCAAGTAAAGTATTAAGTGGACCTGAGAAAGTTGCTTATACTGGAGATAAGAAAGAGTTTATTGAAGCTGTTCGTAAGGCATTATATATGAGTAAAATTTGTTCATATGCTCAAGGGTTTGCTCAAATGAGAGCAGCATCTGATGAGTATGATTGGAACTTACAATATGGAGATATTGCAATGATCTTTAGAGGAGGATGTATTATCCGTGCAGCCTTCCTTCAAAAAATTAAAGAAGCATATGATCGCGATGCAAATTTACCTAACTTGTTATTGGATGCTTATTTTAAAGAAATCGTTGAGAGTTACCAAGGAGCACTACGTGAGGTTATTGGACATGCGATAACTAGAGGTATTCCGGTTCCAGCTTTCTCTAGTGCATTAGCCTATTATGATAGCTACCGCACAGAGTCATTACCTGCAAACCTATTACAGGCTCAACGTGACTACTTTGGTGCTCATACGTATCAAAGAATTGATAAAGAAGGTATCTTCCATACGGAATGGATGTCAAAATAA
- a CDS encoding glucose-6-phosphate dehydrogenase, whose amino-acid sequence MNRIEQPKTIVVIFGATGDLAKRKLFPSIFNLYRKGNLSEDFAVVGVARRNLGVDEFRSSVKESISNKQVNSEQVNAFSEHFHYQSFDVTNPSSYLELKGLLEQLDEQYKTEGNRIFYLAMAPEFFGTIAENLKKEGLTATSGFSRLVIEKPFGHNLPSAKQLNEQIRKAFKEEQIYRIDHYLGKEMVQNIEVIRFANAIFEPLWNNRYIANIQVTSSETLGVEDRGRYYETSGALRDMVQNHMMQMVALLAMEPPIKLTTEEIRSEKIKVLRALRPIEEEEVQHYFVRGQYGKGMQNCVEVESYRDDNNVDDNSNTETYVAGKLLIDNFRWAGVPFYIRTGKRMTAKSTKIVVQFKDIPMNLYYGKGEQEQTPNLLVINIQPEEGITLHLNAKKSGQHMQTTPVKLDFRNNIIDGINTPEAYEKLIYDCMKGDATNFTHWDEVALSWSFVDPISNVWESQMATQFPNYESGSMGPKEADQLLARDGFIWWPVSDFEK is encoded by the coding sequence GTGAATAGAATTGAACAACCAAAAACGATTGTTGTTATTTTCGGTGCAACCGGTGATTTAGCAAAACGTAAGCTATTCCCTTCCATTTTCAATCTCTATCGGAAAGGGAATCTATCCGAGGACTTTGCAGTAGTTGGGGTTGCAAGACGAAACTTGGGCGTAGATGAGTTTCGAAGTAGTGTAAAAGAATCTATTTCGAATAAACAGGTGAATTCTGAACAAGTAAATGCGTTTTCAGAGCATTTTCACTACCAGTCTTTTGATGTAACCAATCCATCATCATATCTAGAACTAAAAGGCTTACTTGAACAACTTGATGAACAATACAAAACAGAAGGAAACAGAATCTTCTATTTAGCAATGGCACCTGAATTTTTTGGAACAATTGCTGAAAACCTTAAAAAAGAAGGATTAACGGCAACAAGCGGATTTAGTCGTTTAGTGATTGAAAAGCCATTTGGACATAATCTACCTTCAGCTAAGCAATTAAATGAACAAATACGAAAAGCCTTTAAAGAGGAACAAATCTACCGAATTGACCATTACCTCGGAAAAGAAATGGTCCAAAATATCGAGGTAATCCGATTTGCAAACGCTATATTTGAACCACTTTGGAACAACAGATACATAGCCAATATTCAAGTCACTTCTAGTGAAACACTTGGAGTTGAGGACCGTGGAAGATATTATGAAACATCCGGTGCTCTTCGTGATATGGTCCAAAACCATATGATGCAAATGGTAGCACTACTTGCAATGGAACCTCCGATTAAATTAACAACAGAAGAAATTCGTAGTGAAAAAATTAAGGTGCTCAGAGCCCTAAGACCTATTGAGGAAGAAGAGGTCCAACATTACTTTGTTCGTGGTCAATATGGAAAAGGGATGCAAAATTGCGTAGAAGTTGAATCCTATCGTGATGATAACAATGTAGATGACAATTCTAATACTGAGACTTATGTTGCCGGAAAGCTCTTAATCGATAACTTCCGTTGGGCAGGTGTACCATTTTACATTCGTACTGGTAAACGAATGACTGCAAAATCAACGAAAATTGTTGTTCAATTTAAAGATATCCCTATGAATCTTTATTATGGAAAAGGTGAGCAAGAACAAACTCCTAACTTATTAGTTATCAACATTCAGCCAGAAGAAGGTATAACACTACATCTTAATGCCAAAAAGTCTGGACAACATATGCAAACAACACCAGTAAAATTGGACTTTCGTAATAACATTATAGATGGAATTAATACACCTGAGGCATATGAAAAGCTCATTTATGACTGTATGAAGGGCGATGCGACGAACTTTACTCATTGGGATGAGGTAGCATTATCGTGGAGTTTTGTTGATCCAATTTCTAATGTGTGGGAGAGCCAAATGGCTACACAATTCCCAAATTACGAATCAGGTTCAATGGGACCAAAGGAAGCTGATCAATTATTAGCAAGAGACGGTTTCATTTGGTGGCCAGTGTCTGATTTTGAAAAATAG
- a CDS encoding chemotaxis protein CheW: MDERKVVVFQVGNEEYGIPVQNVISIERLQASTLIPQMPAYMKGVVTIREELIPVIDTGIILYEKATPESEKTRMIVTKTEDLSVGLIVDDAKEIIDIPEERIKQLNLLAYQKTTYFLGVANLDNRLLTLLDPNNLFESLEGIKQVKDHMSSLV, encoded by the coding sequence ATGGATGAGCGTAAGGTCGTAGTATTCCAAGTTGGCAATGAAGAGTATGGTATTCCAGTTCAAAATGTTATTTCAATCGAAAGGCTTCAAGCTTCTACATTGATTCCCCAAATGCCTGCTTATATGAAAGGTGTTGTAACAATTAGGGAAGAATTGATTCCGGTTATTGATACAGGAATTATTCTATATGAAAAAGCTACCCCTGAATCTGAAAAAACAAGAATGATTGTTACAAAAACTGAGGATCTCTCAGTTGGTTTAATCGTTGATGATGCGAAGGAAATTATTGATATTCCTGAGGAAAGAATAAAGCAACTTAATCTATTAGCTTATCAAAAAACAACCTACTTTCTAGGTGTTGCTAATTTAGATAACCGTTTACTAACTCTCTTAGACCCAAACAATCTATTTGAAAGCTTAGAGGGTATTAAACAAGTTAAAGATCATATGAGTAGCTTAGTGTAA
- the mce gene encoding methylmalonyl-CoA epimerase has protein sequence MIKKIDHIGIAVSSIEEQLPFYIETLKLTLEGIETVESQKVKVAFIKIGESKIELLEPISEESPIASFIQKRGEGIHHIALSVDSIEERIQQMKAEGIRMINETSKPGAGGAQIAFMHPKSTGNVLYELCEKKLKEEK, from the coding sequence ATGATAAAAAAAATAGACCATATAGGAATTGCTGTTTCAAGTATTGAAGAACAATTACCATTCTATATTGAAACACTGAAGCTTACTTTAGAAGGTATAGAGACAGTTGAATCCCAAAAAGTAAAAGTTGCATTTATAAAAATTGGTGAATCAAAAATAGAGTTACTAGAACCAATTAGCGAGGAGAGTCCAATCGCTAGTTTTATTCAAAAACGCGGAGAAGGAATTCATCATATTGCATTAAGTGTTGACTCGATTGAAGAAAGAATCCAGCAAATGAAAGCTGAAGGCATCCGAATGATAAATGAAACTTCGAAACCAGGAGCCGGTGGTGCACAAATTGCTTTTATGCACCCAAAATCCACAGGTAATGTACTTTATGAGCTTTGTGAAAAGAAGCTGAAGGAGGAGAAATAG
- a CDS encoding methylmalonyl-CoA carboxyltransferase, protein MIDIYEKINELYDRRREVELGGGDERIEKQHEKGKLTARERIELLVDEGTFVELNPFIEHRSRDFGLEGKKGPGDGVVTGYGKVNGRPIYLFSQDFTVFGGALGEMHAKKIANVMDLAAKNGAPFVGLNDSGGARIQEGVVSLDGYGHIFYRNAIYSGVIPQISVIMGPCAGGAVYSPAITDFVFMVEKTSQMFITGPKVIETVTGEKISSEDLGGAKVHNTISGNAHFSGQTEEEVIAEVRKLLSYLPQNNEEKPPRIDTDGDDDYRPDLTDAIPFDALRPYDVRKVIEQVVDEKSFMEIHKDFAKNIVVGMARIKGEVVGLVCNQPKVLAGGLDIDSSDKAARFIRFCDSFNIPIITFEDVTGFFPGVKQEHGGIIRHGAKILYAYSEAIVPKLTVILRKAYGGAYVALNSKSIGADLVFAWPNAEIAVMGPQGAANIIFAREIAESSDPEATRAQKIEEYREKFANPYVAASQGMVDDVIDPRETRIKIVQALEMLRNKKEDRPKKKHGNIPL, encoded by the coding sequence ATGATAGACATCTATGAAAAGATAAATGAACTTTATGATCGTCGTAGAGAGGTAGAGTTGGGTGGCGGAGATGAGAGAATTGAAAAACAGCATGAAAAAGGAAAGCTAACTGCACGTGAACGAATTGAATTACTAGTAGATGAAGGGACATTTGTTGAACTTAATCCTTTTATAGAGCATCGTAGCCGTGATTTTGGTCTAGAGGGTAAAAAAGGTCCTGGAGATGGTGTTGTAACAGGCTATGGAAAAGTTAATGGACGTCCGATTTATTTATTCTCGCAGGATTTTACTGTGTTTGGTGGAGCATTAGGAGAAATGCATGCTAAGAAAATAGCAAATGTTATGGACCTTGCTGCAAAAAATGGGGCACCTTTCGTTGGGTTAAATGATTCTGGTGGGGCAAGAATTCAAGAAGGTGTTGTGTCATTAGATGGGTATGGCCATATATTCTACAGAAATGCTATCTATTCTGGGGTTATCCCACAAATCTCTGTTATTATGGGGCCTTGTGCTGGTGGAGCGGTTTATTCTCCTGCCATCACTGACTTTGTGTTCATGGTTGAAAAAACTAGCCAAATGTTTATCACAGGACCAAAGGTAATTGAAACAGTTACTGGTGAAAAAATTAGCTCTGAGGATTTAGGAGGAGCAAAAGTACATAATACAATCAGTGGTAATGCACATTTTTCTGGGCAAACAGAAGAAGAGGTTATTGCTGAGGTTAGAAAGCTTCTAAGTTATTTACCGCAAAACAATGAAGAAAAGCCGCCACGTATCGATACAGATGGTGATGACGATTATCGTCCAGATTTAACAGACGCCATTCCTTTTGATGCACTTCGTCCTTATGATGTTAGAAAGGTAATTGAGCAGGTTGTTGACGAGAAAAGCTTTATGGAAATTCATAAAGACTTTGCAAAAAATATCGTCGTTGGGATGGCTAGAATTAAAGGAGAAGTAGTAGGATTAGTATGTAATCAGCCTAAGGTGCTAGCGGGTGGACTTGATATTGATTCTTCAGATAAGGCCGCAAGATTTATTCGATTCTGTGACTCCTTTAATATTCCGATTATTACATTTGAAGATGTAACTGGATTCTTCCCAGGAGTAAAACAGGAGCATGGTGGAATTATACGACATGGAGCAAAAATCTTATATGCTTATTCAGAAGCTATTGTTCCCAAATTGACTGTTATTCTTAGAAAGGCATACGGTGGGGCTTATGTTGCGCTTAATAGTAAATCAATCGGTGCTGATTTAGTATTTGCTTGGCCAAATGCTGAGATTGCAGTTATGGGTCCACAAGGAGCAGCGAACATTATTTTTGCACGTGAAATTGCAGAAAGTAGTGATCCAGAAGCAACACGTGCTCAAAAAATTGAGGAATACCGTGAGAAGTTTGCGAATCCATATGTTGCAGCAAGCCAAGGGATGGTAGATGACGTAATTGATCCAAGAGAAACGCGAATTAAAATTGTTCAGGCATTAGAGATGCTACGAAATAAAAAAGAAGATAGACCTAAAAAGAAACATGGAAACATTCCTTTATAA
- a CDS encoding M20/M25/M40 family metallo-hydrolase has product MVNQDRLIEEFLELVKVDSETKYEAQIAKVLKEKFSALGVEVFEDDTTSVTGHGAGNLICTLNGVKDGVDPIYFTSHMDTVVPGKGIKPSIQDGYIVTDGTTILGADDKAGLAAMLEAIKVLKEKNISHGTIQFIITVGEESGLVGAKALDSALLKAKFGYALDSDGKVGNIIVAAPTQAKVKATIHGKTAHAGVSPEKGVSAITIAAKAISRMPLGRIDEETTANIGRFEGGTQTNIVCDRVDILAEARSLVGEKMEAQVAKMKEAFETVASEMGGRADVEITVMYPGFKYADGDHVVEVAKRAAAKIGRPSELQQSGGGSDANVIAGHGIPTVNLAIGYEEIHTTNERMPIEELVKTTELVVAIIEEVAK; this is encoded by the coding sequence ATGGTTAACCAAGATCGTCTTATTGAAGAATTTTTAGAACTAGTAAAAGTAGATTCTGAAACAAAATATGAAGCTCAAATTGCAAAAGTATTAAAAGAGAAATTCTCAGCACTTGGCGTTGAAGTATTTGAGGATGACACAACTTCAGTAACAGGACATGGTGCTGGAAATCTAATTTGTACGTTAAATGGGGTAAAAGATGGTGTAGATCCTATCTATTTTACTTCTCATATGGATACAGTTGTCCCTGGTAAAGGAATTAAACCATCGATTCAAGATGGTTATATTGTTACAGATGGAACGACAATTTTAGGTGCAGATGACAAAGCAGGATTAGCTGCAATGTTAGAAGCAATCAAGGTATTAAAGGAAAAAAATATTTCGCATGGTACCATTCAATTCATTATTACAGTTGGGGAAGAATCTGGCCTAGTAGGTGCTAAAGCTCTTGATTCAGCACTTTTAAAGGCTAAATTCGGTTATGCTCTTGATAGTGATGGAAAAGTTGGAAATATCATCGTTGCTGCACCAACACAAGCGAAGGTAAAGGCAACCATTCATGGAAAAACAGCTCATGCAGGGGTTTCTCCAGAAAAAGGTGTATCCGCTATTACGATCGCAGCAAAGGCAATTTCCAGAATGCCTTTAGGTAGAATTGATGAGGAAACAACAGCTAATATTGGACGCTTTGAAGGTGGTACTCAAACGAATATCGTTTGTGACAGAGTTGATATTTTAGCAGAAGCAAGATCTTTGGTTGGAGAGAAAATGGAGGCACAAGTGGCCAAAATGAAAGAAGCGTTTGAAACGGTTGCTTCTGAAATGGGTGGACGTGCTGATGTTGAAATTACGGTAATGTATCCAGGATTTAAGTATGCCGATGGTGACCATGTCGTTGAAGTGGCTAAGCGTGCCGCTGCAAAAATCGGAAGACCTTCTGAACTGCAACAAAGTGGTGGAGGTAGTGATGCGAACGTGATTGCCGGTCATGGAATTCCAACCGTTAATCTAGCAATCGGCTATGAAGAAATTCATACAACGAATGAAAGAATGCCCATTGAGGAATTAGTGAAAACAACGGAATTAGTTGTTGCGATTATTGAAGAGGTTGCAAAATAG
- the prli42 gene encoding stressosome-associated protein Prli42, producing MTRKTQKVVVYLMIGTMVITTLLAGASMWL from the coding sequence ATGACTCGTAAAACTCAAAAAGTAGTAGTATATTTGATGATTGGTACGATGGTGATTACAACATTATTAGCTGGAGCTAGTATGTGGCTATAG
- a CDS encoding DUF58 domain-containing protein has product MWHKQVVENKLLNFLAFFAWILLGASLYTESILLFVFACFFIVFDFASKLYMRYVANELVMDLEKQRLKLFAGEDGNLKLRFIHYGRLPIINAQLRITIDNIVSTENYHSSVIKNQLEISIPISVSGREELEIHIPLIAEMRGVARIRKMNLMIHHPFGFGFALLENKVGINHEIIIYPNLLPVIGFNQMVPKESGTHFNRSSLFVNQSSTIGTRDYLQTDPFNRLHWKATARTSKLQTKILEPTSQNALTLVINLKEDNGVIGNLEEVLSHVAYIAHVVTKQNREFQIYINTRPSSKTPIYHLPLGSGKEQLAKALEMLARVNKLSVLVPFDRMLRYIEKHYKLTPFTITCGPVTESVESIYSRFSRKGIENYTLSIQDEKGYIVKLLPSHTKEKEREVVK; this is encoded by the coding sequence ATGTGGCATAAACAAGTTGTTGAAAATAAACTATTAAATTTTCTAGCATTTTTTGCATGGATCCTCTTAGGGGCGAGTTTGTATACAGAGTCTATTTTGCTTTTCGTTTTTGCTTGTTTTTTTATTGTGTTTGATTTTGCTAGTAAGTTATATATGAGGTATGTCGCAAATGAGTTAGTAATGGACCTTGAAAAGCAGCGGTTAAAGTTGTTCGCAGGGGAAGACGGTAATTTGAAATTGCGATTTATTCATTATGGACGTTTGCCTATTATTAATGCTCAATTGCGGATAACAATAGATAATATTGTTAGTACTGAGAATTACCATTCATCTGTCATAAAAAACCAACTTGAGATTAGTATTCCGATTTCTGTGTCGGGTAGAGAAGAACTAGAAATACATATCCCACTCATCGCTGAAATGAGGGGAGTGGCTCGTATTCGGAAAATGAACTTGATGATTCATCATCCTTTTGGATTTGGCTTTGCACTATTAGAAAACAAAGTTGGGATCAATCATGAAATCATTATCTATCCAAATCTTTTACCGGTTATAGGGTTTAATCAAATGGTACCTAAGGAAAGTGGGACTCATTTTAATCGAAGTTCTCTTTTTGTAAATCAATCTTCAACCATTGGTACAAGAGATTATCTTCAGACTGACCCTTTCAATCGACTACATTGGAAGGCGACTGCTAGAACTTCTAAGTTACAAACAAAGATACTAGAACCAACCTCACAAAATGCCTTAACATTGGTTATTAATCTAAAAGAAGACAATGGAGTAATTGGAAATCTCGAAGAAGTGTTAAGTCATGTAGCCTACATTGCTCATGTTGTAACAAAGCAAAATCGAGAGTTTCAGATTTATATAAATACTAGACCATCGTCGAAGACCCCAATTTACCATCTTCCATTGGGAAGTGGGAAAGAGCAGTTAGCAAAAGCACTAGAAATGCTAGCTAGAGTGAATAAACTATCTGTGTTAGTCCCTTTTGATCGCATGCTAAGATACATAGAAAAGCATTATAAACTAACTCCTTTCACAATAACTTGTGGACCAGTTACAGAGAGTGTAGAAAGCATATACAGCAGATTCTCAAGAAAAGGAATTGAAAACTATACGCTAAGTATACAAGATGAGAAGGGCTACATTGTGAAATTGCTTCCTTCCCACACAAAGGAAAAAGAGAGGGAGGTGGTAAAATGA
- a CDS encoding HAD hydrolase-like protein, which translates to MKLLPKVIVFDLDGTLYEDIHHFNFYAERLRDKLPLEKQEIFWKEYKLAEQGEHTLRIGRVYDVAKDLVLVQQDGMVKEAFKWDGTALTQEEVHHLYPEQITIDLESMLSIGDLWWVPACVAFHHGLSGESGHQSFLETREFMMTPEFKMNQITDFKEMLQDLREHGVKLVLLTNSPEPDSEVILTKLDLQTVFHKKIFNGKKPTLTSKRFEEIALTFNVKYNVILSVGDNWINEILPAQKLGCSTILIDPHHISTDESADIVVETMTQAIPFFKKIIE; encoded by the coding sequence ATGAAATTGCTACCAAAGGTGATTGTATTTGACCTAGATGGAACATTATATGAAGATATACATCACTTTAATTTTTACGCAGAAAGATTAAGGGACAAGCTCCCCCTAGAAAAGCAAGAAATATTCTGGAAAGAATACAAGCTTGCCGAGCAAGGTGAGCATACCTTACGAATTGGAAGAGTATATGATGTAGCAAAAGATTTAGTGTTAGTACAACAGGATGGAATGGTAAAGGAAGCTTTTAAATGGGATGGAACGGCTCTAACACAGGAAGAAGTACATCACTTGTATCCTGAACAAATTACAATAGACTTAGAATCCATGTTAAGTATCGGCGACCTTTGGTGGGTACCTGCCTGCGTAGCGTTTCATCATGGCTTAAGCGGTGAAAGTGGACATCAATCATTCTTAGAGACAAGAGAGTTTATGATGACGCCAGAATTTAAAATGAATCAAATAACAGACTTTAAAGAAATGCTCCAGGATCTAAGAGAACATGGAGTAAAATTGGTCCTATTAACGAACAGCCCAGAACCAGATAGTGAAGTGATTCTAACTAAGCTAGATTTACAAACTGTCTTTCATAAAAAAATATTTAATGGTAAAAAGCCAACACTCACTTCAAAACGATTCGAAGAGATTGCACTTACTTTTAATGTAAAATATAACGTGATTCTAAGTGTTGGTGACAACTGGATAAATGAGATTTTACCTGCACAAAAGCTAGGATGCTCAACGATTCTAATAGATCCACACCATATAAGTACGGATGAGTCCGCAGACATTGTTGTAGAAACGATGACTCAAGCTATTCCTTTCTTTAAAAAAATAATTGAGTAA
- a CDS encoding cyclase family protein, which translates to MKIFDVTSPIYEGMPVYKNKPEKQPKISTVTNGYVTETRLELDVHGGTHVDAPLHMITNGETFETIPIEKLVGQCKVLDLTDVTDRITKTDLEKFSIEEDDFLLFKTKNSFDEEFNFDFIFLAEDGATYLSERKIRGVGTDALGIERSQEGHPTHKTLFTNNVIIIEGLRLKEVDQGNYFMVAAPLKLSGIDASPARILLFDGLK; encoded by the coding sequence ATGAAAATTTTTGATGTAACTTCACCTATTTATGAAGGAATGCCTGTTTATAAAAATAAACCTGAAAAACAGCCTAAAATTAGTACCGTTACGAATGGATATGTTACAGAGACAAGGCTAGAATTAGATGTACATGGCGGAACTCATGTGGATGCACCACTTCACATGATAACAAACGGAGAAACATTTGAGACGATCCCAATTGAGAAGCTTGTTGGGCAATGTAAAGTTCTTGATCTAACTGACGTTACGGATCGAATTACAAAAACTGATTTAGAAAAATTCTCTATTGAGGAAGATGATTTTCTTCTCTTTAAAACAAAGAACTCTTTTGACGAGGAGTTTAACTTTGATTTTATTTTTCTAGCTGAGGATGGCGCTACCTACCTAAGTGAACGCAAGATTCGCGGAGTGGGCACTGACGCCCTTGGAATTGAACGTAGTCAGGAAGGTCACCCAACTCACAAAACCTTATTTACAAACAACGTAATTATTATTGAAGGACTACGCTTAAAAGAAGTAGACCAAGGGAACTATTTCATGGTAGCTGCCCCACTCAAGCTGTCAGGAATAGATGCATCACCTGCAAGGATTCTATTATTTGACGGCCTAAAATAA
- a CDS encoding DNA polymerase IV, whose protein sequence is MKQMYPKNGRVILHVDMNSFYASVEMAYDPELRGKPLAIAGNVEERRGIIITCSYEARAFGVKTTMPLWEAKRLCPQLLIKKPNLERYRKASLAMFEVLRTYTDLVEPVSVDEGYLDITDCYEKGSPIEIAKQIQETLQKELLLPCSIGIAPNKFLAKMASDMKKPLGITILRKRDVKDKLWPLPVYEMHGVGKKTAEKLATINIHTIEDLAKGNDIQLKQLLGINGERVKQRANGIDQRPVDPDAISDFKSIGNSTTLPRDSTDPHEIMEVIKKLSESVGARIRKKDMLTNNVQLMIRYQDRSTITRSKKLENPINSDDAIFAAAARLLRLHWNEEPVRLLGVTAQELVEKGEAVKQLDLFSYETDAKQEPLLNVVEHLKKKFGQNIVSHGIKNKKATSYRDNDHGTSFEKDFLADINKKDN, encoded by the coding sequence ATGAAGCAAATGTATCCAAAGAACGGTAGAGTGATACTGCATGTTGATATGAATAGTTTTTATGCTTCGGTTGAGATGGCCTATGATCCTGAGCTCAGGGGGAAGCCGCTTGCAATTGCTGGAAACGTTGAAGAACGGAGAGGCATTATTATAACTTGCAGTTACGAAGCAAGAGCGTTTGGTGTGAAAACAACTATGCCTCTATGGGAAGCAAAACGCTTATGTCCACAGTTACTAATTAAAAAGCCGAATCTTGAAAGGTATAGAAAGGCTTCATTAGCGATGTTTGAAGTACTACGGACCTATACAGATTTAGTAGAACCTGTTTCTGTTGATGAGGGATATCTAGATATCACTGATTGCTATGAAAAAGGAAGCCCTATCGAAATTGCCAAGCAAATACAAGAAACGCTTCAAAAGGAATTATTACTTCCATGTAGTATTGGAATAGCGCCAAATAAGTTTTTAGCAAAAATGGCTTCAGATATGAAGAAGCCATTAGGGATAACGATTTTACGCAAACGAGATGTAAAAGATAAACTGTGGCCTTTACCTGTATATGAAATGCATGGTGTAGGTAAGAAGACAGCAGAAAAATTAGCGACGATTAATATCCATACAATTGAGGATTTGGCTAAGGGAAATGATATACAGCTAAAGCAACTCCTCGGAATTAATGGGGAGAGAGTAAAGCAACGGGCAAACGGGATTGACCAACGTCCGGTTGACCCAGATGCAATTTCGGATTTTAAAAGTATTGGAAATTCAACAACACTGCCTCGCGATTCAACAGATCCTCATGAAATCATGGAAGTGATTAAAAAACTGTCTGAATCTGTTGGTGCTAGAATTAGAAAAAAAGACATGCTTACAAATAATGTTCAGTTGATGATACGGTATCAAGATCGTTCAACGATCACACGAAGTAAAAAGTTAGAAAACCCGATTAACTCCGATGATGCGATCTTTGCAGCTGCGGCTAGATTGCTAAGACTTCATTGGAATGAAGAACCTGTTCGTCTTCTTGGTGTTACTGCACAGGAGTTAGTTGAAAAAGGAGAAGCGGTTAAGCAACTTGACTTATTTTCCTATGAAACAGATGCGAAACAAGAGCCATTGCTAAATGTAGTAGAGCATTTGAAGAAGAAGTTTGGGCAGAATATTGTAAGTCATGGAATTAAAAACAAAAAGGCCACTTCTTATAGGGATAACGACCATGGAACAAGTTTTGAAAAGGACTTTTTGGCGGATATTAATAAAAAAGATAATTAA